Within Sorangiineae bacterium MSr11367, the genomic segment CACGCGCTTGGCCGCGGCACTGCGCTGCATGCTGAGTGCAATGCGCGTGGCCGCCACACGCACCCACGCCCCGAGCGGGCCACGTCCGGCGTACATGGCAATCTTCGGCACGGCGCCGGGATCGGCCATGAAGAGCTTTTCACGCAGGCGCTGTTCGACCTCGGACGTGTCCACGTGGCTCATCTTGGAGCAGCGCACGTGAACCGCGGCGGCCCGGAGGTGCGTGCGATCGAAGTGCGCGAGCGCCTTGGGCTGCCCTTGCGCGCACGCCAATGCGAGAAACAAATCTTCGGCGAAGAGCTGTTCCAACGCCGGAGCGGCTTCCTCGCGCGCTACCGTTTCGAGGTGCCGGGCCACGTGCGCGAGGAATGCCTCGTCGTCCACCTCGATGTCCGGCCACGCGCGCCGGGCCCGCCCGACCAAGGCGTCCAACGTCGACTCGAGGTTCGCGGTGCCTCGGAGCGACCCGGCGAGCTCGGCGCTCGTATGACGAAATAGACACTCCACGAGTCGGGACTGCATCTTCGAAGTATCCTATGCCATGTTCAAGGCCGTGGGTCGCTCCGA encodes:
- a CDS encoding RNA polymerase subunit sigma-70, which produces MQSRLVECLFRHTSAELAGSLRGTANLESTLDALVGRARRAWPDIEVDDEAFLAHVARHLETVAREEAAPALEQLFAEDLFLALACAQGQPKALAHFDRTHLRAAAVHVRCSKMSHVDTSEVEQRLREKLFMADPGAVPKIAMYAGRGPLGAWVRVAATRIALSMQRSAAAKRVTTDAEALLDFAAADDPELEHLRATYADAFRAAFQDALLALAPEDRTLLRLSVVDRLTGDAIARVFGIHRATVVRKLTAARDALFHGMRRLLGERLRLDESEFESLVGNLMSQFDMSIQRVLAETASTDSH